Proteins found in one Oncorhynchus mykiss isolate Arlee chromosome 17, USDA_OmykA_1.1, whole genome shotgun sequence genomic segment:
- the LOC110494114 gene encoding myosin heavy chain, fast skeletal muscle, which translates to MSTDAEMAAFGPAAIYLRKPERERIAAQATPFDAKTAFFVVEPKEMYLKGVLQSREGGKATVKTLCNKVLTVKEDDIHPMNPPKYDKIEDMAMMTHLNEATVLYNLKERYAAWMIYTYSGLFCVTVNPYKWLPVYDSVVVNAYRGKKRIEAPPHIFSISDNAYQFMLTDHENQSILITGESGAGKTVNTKRVIQYFATIAVAGGKKEQTAAAASGKIKGSLEDQIIAANPLLEAYGNAKTVRNDNSSRFGKFIRIHFGTTGKLASADIETYLLEKSRVTFQLSAERSYHIFYQLMTGHQPQLLEALLITTNPYDYPIISHGEIAVKSIDDTEEFIATDTAIDILGFTAEEKIGIYKLTGSVMHHGAMKFKQKQREEQAEPDGTEEADKISYLMGLNSADLLKALCYPRVKVGNEMVTKGQTVPQVNNSTMALCKSVYEKMFLWMVVRINEMLDTKQARQFFIGVLDIAGFEIFDYNSLEQLCINFTNEKLQQFFNHHMFVLEQEEYKKEGIEWEFIDFGMDLAACIELIEKPMGIFSILEEECMFPKASDTTFKSKLYDQHIGKTKAFEKPKPGKGKAEAHFALVHYAGTVDYNVTGWLDKNKDPLNDSVVQLYQKSSVKLLAMLYVGAAASQADDAARGGGGKKKKGGSFQTVSALFRENLGKLMTNLRSTHPHFVRCLIPNESKTPGLMENFLVIHQLRCNGVLEGIRICRKGFPSRIQYGDFKQRYKVLNASVIPDGQFIDNKKASEKLLGSIDVDKSQYKFGHTKVFFKAGLLGTLEEMRDEKLVTLVTMTQALCRGYVMRKEFVKMMARREAIYSIQYNIRSFMNVKHWPWMKLYFKIKPLLKSAETEKEMAAMKENFEKMKEDLAKALAKIKGLEEKIVSLLQENNDLQLQIAAEENTLCDTEERCEGLIKSKIQMEAKLKETFERLEDEEELNAELTAKKRKLEDECSELKKDIDDLELTLAKVEKEKHATENKVKNLTEEMSSQDESLIKLTKEKKALQEAHQQVLDDLQAEEDKVNNLTKAKTKLEQQVDDLEGSLEQEKKVRMDLERAKRKLEGDLKLALESLMDLENDKQQSDEKIKKKDFETSQLLSKIEDEQALGAQLQKKIKELQARIEELEEEIEAERAARAKVEKQRSDLSRELEEISERLEEAGGATSVQIEMSKKREAEFQKLRRDLEESTLQHEATAAALRRKQADTVAELGEQIDNLQRVKQKLEKEKSEFKMESDDLSSNMEAIAKAKGNLEKMCRSLEDQLSELKTKNDEHVRQLNDINVQRARLLTENGELGRQMEEKESLVSQLTRAKQTFTQQIEDLKRQIEEEVKAKNALAHGLQSARHDCDLLREQYEEEQEAKAELQRALSKANSEVAQWRSRYETDAIQRTEELEDAKKKLTQRLQDAQEAVEATNAKCASLEKTKQRLLGEVEDLMIDVERANASAAQLDKKQRNFDKVLTEWKQKYEEGQAELEGSLKEARSLSTELFKMKNSYEECLDHLETLKRENKNLQHEISDLTELVSESGKSIHELDKAKKTVENEKAEIQAALEEAEGTLEHEESKILRIQLELNQIKGEVDRRLAEKDEETEQIKRNSQRMMDSMQSTLDSEIRSRNDAMRVKKKMEGDLNEMEIQLSHANRQAAEAQKQLRNVQGALKDAQLQLDDAIRVADDMKEQVAMVERRNNLMMAEIEELRAALEQTERGRKVAEQELVDASERVGLLHSQNTSLINTKKKLEVDLNQVQGEMEDTVQEARNAEEKAKKAITDAAMMAEELKKEQDTSSHLERMKKNLEVTVKDLQHRLDEAENLAMKGGKKQLQKLEARVRDLESEVDAEQKRGAEAIKGVRKYERRVKELTYQTEEDNKNVSRLQDLVDRLQLKMKAYKRAAEDAEEQSNIHLSRYRKVQHELEEAQERADISESQVNKLRAKSREIGSKGNVAEE; encoded by the exons ATGAGCACGGACGCAGAGATGGCGGCATTTGGCCCGGCGGCCATCTACCTCCGAaagccggagagagagaggattgcagcCCAGGCCACTCCCTTTGATGCCAAAACAGCTTTCTTTGTGGTTGAGCCCAAAGAGATGTACCTCAAAGGAGTTCTCCAGAGTAGAGAGGGTGGAAAAGCCACTGTCAAAACACTGTGTAACAAA GTTCTCACTGTGAAGGAGGATGATATCCACCCCATGAACCCTCCAAAGTACGATAAAATTGAGGACATGGCCATGATGACCCACCTCAATGAGGCCACGGTGTTGTATAACCTCAAAGAGCGTTACGCAGCATGGATGATCTAC ACCTACTCTGGGCTGTTCTGCGTCACTGTGAACCCCTACAAGTGGCTCCCAGTGTACGACTCTGTAGTTGTGAATGCTTACAGAGGCAAAAAGAGAATTGAGGCCCCACCCCACATCTTCTCTATCTCTGATAATGCCTATCAGTTCATGCTCACTG accatgagaaccaGTCAATTCTGATCAC TGGAGAATCTGGTGCAGGAAAGActgtgaacaccaaacgtgtcaTCCAGTACTTTGCGACAATCGCAGTGGCTGGGGGAAAGAAGGAACAAACAGCGGCTGCTGCTTCTgggaaaataaag GGGTCGTTGGAGGATCAAATCATTGCAGCCAACCCCCTACTGGAGGCTTATGGTAATGCCAAGACCGTGAGAAATGACAACTCCTCACGCTTT GGTAAGTTCATCAGAATCCATTTTGGAACAACTGGAAAGTTGGCCTCTGCTGATATTGAAACAT ATCTGCTGGAGAAGTCTAGAGTGACATTCCAGCTGTCTGCTGAGAGAAGCTACCACATCTTCTATCAGCTCATGACTGGACACCAGCCACAATTGCTGG AGGCACTTCTGATCACCACCAACCCCTATGACTATCCCATAATCAGTCACGGTGAAATCGCTGTCAAGAGTATTGATGATACAGAAGAGTTCATCGCCACCGAT ACGGCCATTGACATTTTAGGCTTCACTGCTGAGGAGAAGATTGGCATCTACAAGCTGACTGGTTCTGTGATGCATCATGGGGCAATGAAGTTCAAGCAGAAGCAGCGTGAGGAGCAGGCTGAGCCTGATGGCACTGAGG AGGCTGATAAAATCTCCTACCTCATGGGCCTGAACTCCGCTGACTTGCTCAAAGCTCTGTGCTACCCCAGAGTGAAGGTCGGGAATGAGATGGTGACCAAGGGGCAGACTGTACCACAG GTGAACAATTCAACTATGGCCCTCTGTAAATCAGTCTATGAGAAAATGTTCTTGTGGATGGTCGTCCGTATCAATGAGATGTTAGACACAAAGCAGGCCAGACAATTCTTCATTGGTGTGCTGGACATCGCTGGATTTGAAATCTTTGAT TACAACAGCTTGGAGCAactttgcatcaacttcaccaATGAGAAACTACAACAGTtcttcaaccaccacatgtttgTACTGGAGCAAGAGGAGTACAAGAAAGAGGGAATTGAATGGGAGTTCATTGACTTTGGGATGGACTTGGCTGCCTGCATTGAGCTTATTGAGAAG CCAATGGGCATCTTCTCCATCCTTGAAGAGGAGTGCATGTTCCCCAAGGCTTCAGACACTACCTTCAAGAGCAAGCTGTATGACCAGCATATTGGTAAAACCAAAGCGTTTGAGAAGCCTAAACCTGGGAAAGGCAAGGCTGAGGCCCACTTTGCCCTGGTGCACTATGCCGGTACTGTGGACTACAATGTCACAGGCTGGCTGGACAAGAACAAGGACCCCCTGAATGACTCCGTTGTGCAACTGTACCAGAAGTCCTCAGTCAAACTGTTGGCTATGCTGTATGTAGGAGCAGCAGCTTCACAAGCAGACG ATGcagcaagaggaggaggaggcaagaAGAAGAAGGGTGGTTCCTTCCAGACTGTGTCTGCTCTGTTCAGG GAGAATTTGGGCAAGCTGATGACCAACTTGAGGAGTACCCATCCTCACTTTGTGCGCTGTTTGATTCCCAATGAATCAAAGACACCAG GTCTGATGGAGAACTTCCTGGTCATCCACCAGCTGAGGTGTAATGGTGTACTGGAAGGTATAAGAATCTGCAGAAAGGGCTTCCCCAGCAGAATCCAATATGGTGACTTTAAGCAGAG ATACAAAGTATTGAATGCAAGTGTCATCCCTGATGGACAATTTATTGACAACAAGAAGGCTTCAGAGAAGCTCCTGGGATCAATAGATGTGGACAAGAGTCAGTACAAGTTTGGGCACACCAAG GTGTTCTTCAAAGCTGGTCTGTTGGGTACTCTGGAGGAGATGCGAGATGAGAAACTGGTTACTCTGGTGACCATGACTCAGGCCCTGTGCAGAGGTTACGTCATGAGGAAAGAGTTTGTCAAGATGATGGCGAGACG AGAAGCAATTTACTCCATCCAATACAACATCCGCTCATTTATGAACGTGAAACACTGGCCATGGATGAAGCTGTACTTCAAGATCAAGCCTCTTTTAAAATCAGCAGAAACTGAAAAAGAGATGGCTGCAATGAAGGAAAACTTTGAGAAAATGAAGGAGGATCTGGCCAAGGCGTTGGCCAAGATAAAAGGGCTTGAGGAGAAGATAGTTTCTCTGTTGCAGGAAAATAATGATCTGCAGCTACAGATAGCAGCG GAAGAGAATACTCTCTGTGATACTGAGGAAAGGTGTGAGGGACTCATCAAGAGTAAGATCCAGATGGAAGCCAAACTCAAAGAGACATTTGAGCggctggaggatgaggaggagctcAATGCTGAACTGACTGCCAAGAAAAGGAAACTGGAGGACGAGTGCTCTGAGCTAAAGAAAGACATTGATGACTTGGAGCTCACCTTGGCCAAAGTGGAAAAGGAGAAACATGCCACTGAAAATAAG GTTAAAAACCTGACAGAGGAGATGTCTTCTCAAGATGAGAGCCTTATCAAGTTGACGAAGGAGAAGAAAGCCCTCCAAGAGGCGCACCAGCAAGTCCTTGATGATCTCCAGGCAGAGGAAGACAAAGTCAACAATCTGACCAAAGCCAAGACCAAGCTTGAACAGCAAGTTGATGAT TTGGAGGGTTCCCTTGAGCAAGAAAAGAAGGTCCGCATGGACCTTGAGAGAGCCAAGAGGAAGCTTGAAGGAGATCTGAAACTGGCCCTGGAGTCCTTGATGGACCTGGAGAATGACAAGCAGCAGTCTGATGAGAAGATCAAGAA GAAGGACTTTGAGACAAGCCAACTTCTCAGCAAAATTGAAGATGAACAGGCATTGGGTGCTCAGCTTCAGAAGAAAATCAAAGAACTCCAG GCCCGTATTGAAGAGCTGGAAGAGGAGATTGAGGCTGAACGTGCTGCACGGGCGAAGGTTGAGAAGCAGAGGTCTGATCTCTCCAGGGAACTTGAGGAGATCAGTGAAAGGCTTGAAGAAGCTGGAGGTGCAACATCTGTCCAGATTGAGATGAGCAAGAAGCGTGAGGCTGAGTTCCAGAAGCTGCGTCGTGATCTTGAAGAGTCCACCCTGCAGCATGAGGCCACGGCTGCTGCACTCCGTAGGAAGCAGGCCGACACTGTGGCAGAACTGGGAGAACAAATAGACAACCTCCAGCGTGTCAAGCagaagctggagaaggagaagagtgAATTCAAAATGGAGAGTGATGACCTCTCCAGCAACATGGAAGCTATCGCCAAGGCAAAG GGTAATCTAGAGAAAATGTGCCGAAGCCTTGAGGATCAACTGAGTGAATTGAAGACAAAGAATGATGAGCATGTCCGCCAACTTAATGACATAAATGTTCAGAGAGCAAGGCTTCTGACTGAGAATG GTGAACTTGGTCGTCAGATGGAGGAGAAAGAATCTCTTGTTTCCCAGTTGACCAGGGCCAAGCAGACTTTCACACAGCAGATTGAGGATCTCAAAAGGCAGATTGAAGAGGAAGTGAAG GCCAAAAATGCCCTAGCCCATGGTCTGCAGTCAGCCCGCCATGACTGTGATCTGCTTCGGGAGCAGTATGAGGAAGAGCAGGAGGCCAAGGCTGAACTGCAGCGGGCATTGTCCAAGGCCAACAGTGAGGTGGCTCAGTGGAGATCCAGATATGAAACTGATGCCATTCAGCGCACTGAGGAGCTTGAGGATGCCAA GAAAAAGCTTACCCAGCGCCTGCAAGATGCACAGGAGGCTGTTGAAGCAACAAACGCCAAGTGTGCTTCTCTGGAGAAGACCAAGCAGAGACTCCTGGGTGAAGTGGAGGATCTCATGATTGATGTGGAGCGAGCTAATGCTTCAGCTGCCCAGCTTGACAAGAAGCAGAGGAACTTTGACAAG GTTCTGACCGAGTGGAAGCAGAAGTATGAGGAGGGCCAGGCAGAGCTAGAGGGGTCTCTGAAAGAGGCCCGCTCTCTCAGCACCGAGCTGTTCAAGATGAAGAACTCCTATGAAGAATGTTTGGACCACCTGGAGACACTGAAGAGGGAGAACAAGAACCTGCAAC ATGAGATCTCTGACCTGACTGAACTGGTCAGTGAGTCTGGAAAGAGCATCCATGAGCTGGATAAGGCAAAGAAGACAGTAGAGAATGAGAAGGCAGAAATCCAGGCTGCGCTAGAGGAAGCAGAG GGCACACTGGAACATGAGGAATCCAAGATTCTTCGTATACAGCTAGAGCTCAACCAGATCAAAGGTGAAGTTGACAGGAGGCTGGCAGAGAAGGATGAGGAGACAGAGCAAATCAAAAGGAACAGCCAGAGGATGATGGACTCCATGCAGAGCACTCTGGACTCTGAGATCAGGAGCAGGAATGATGCCATGAGAGTcaagaagaagatggagggagacctCAATGAGATGGAGATTCAGCTGAGCCATGCCAACCGCCAGGCTGCTGAAGCCCAGAAACAGCTGAGGAACGTCCAGGGAGCACTCAAG GATGCCCAACTGCAACTTGATGACGCCATCCGCGTCGCAGATGACATGAAGGAGCAAGTAGCCATGGTGGAGCGCAGGAATAACCTGATGATGGCTGAAATTGAAGAACTGAGGGCTGCcctggagcagacagagagaggccgcAAAGTGGCCGAACAGGAGCTGGTTGATGCCAGTGAGCGTGTTGGACTGCTGCACTCTCAG AATACCAGCCTCATCAACACTAAGAAGAAGCTGGAGGTTGACCTTAATCAGGTCCAAGGTGAAATGGAAGACACTGTCCAGGAGGCAAGAAACGCAGAAGAGAAGGCCAAGAAGGCTATTACTGAT GCTGCCATGATGGCagaggagctgaagaaggagcaggACACCAGCTCTCACCTGGAGAGGATGAAGAAAAACCTGGAGGTCACAGTGAAGGACCTGCAGCACCGTCTGGATGAGGCTGAGAATCTGGCCATGAAGGGTGGAAAGAAGCAACTCCAGAAACTGGAGGCTAGG GTCCGTGACCTGGAGAGTGAAGTTGATGCTGAACAGAAACGTGGAGCTGAAGCTATTAAAGGTGTTCGTAAATATGAGAGGAGAGTCAAGGAGCtcacctaccag ACCGAAGAGGACAATAAAAATGTGAGCAGGCTGCAAGATCTGGTGGACAGGCTTCAGTTAAAAATGAAGGCCTACAAGAGAGCGGCTGAGGATGCT GAGGAGCAATCCAACATTCACCTGTCCAGGTACAGGAAGGTGCAGCATGAGCTGGAGGAAGCTCAAGAGCGTGCCGACATCTCTGAGTCCCAGGTCAACAAGTTGAGAGCCAAGAGCCGTGAAATTGGTAGCAAG GGGAATGTGGCTGAAGAGTGA